Proteins co-encoded in one Candidatus Effluviviaceae Genus V sp. genomic window:
- a CDS encoding tetratricopeptide repeat protein, protein MRARHAMLLLLVVLATSLLLAGCGNDKEGAVVARVGSTEITELEFRRRLEELPPFARQQFSGPEGMLEFLDRLVEEEVVYQAAKDAGYADDPEVRRAVRAVERRTMIQKYYSDVVEGGVEVPEEEIVAYHEEHDELFQRPARIQFRHIMTSTRPAAEAARQRALAGEGFAEVARDVSIDTATRDAGGLMSPVSRGSGVPTLGIDADLVESLFEWKVGEVTDVIRSGKGWHIFRIEEKNEAGKKPLEDVREQIVNSLKPQEARERYEQLLEEYRERYRATINEGHFRKQPRSEEELFTLAQETEDPLNRLNYYSELVFNYPESEHAAEAQFMIGFIQAEELQNYPAARNAFQRMLERYPDSELAESARWMLDNMESESPPFGEADVLETEQGAGS, encoded by the coding sequence ATGAGAGCACGACACGCTATGCTGCTGCTCCTCGTCGTCCTCGCGACGTCCCTGCTTCTCGCGGGATGCGGCAACGACAAGGAAGGGGCCGTCGTCGCGCGCGTCGGGAGCACCGAGATCACCGAGCTGGAGTTCCGCAGACGACTCGAGGAGCTTCCGCCGTTCGCGCGCCAGCAGTTCTCGGGCCCCGAGGGAATGCTTGAGTTCCTCGACCGGCTGGTCGAGGAGGAGGTCGTCTATCAGGCGGCGAAGGACGCGGGGTACGCGGACGATCCTGAGGTCCGGCGGGCGGTCCGCGCCGTGGAGCGTCGTACGATGATCCAGAAGTACTACAGTGACGTCGTCGAGGGCGGCGTCGAGGTTCCCGAGGAGGAGATCGTCGCCTACCACGAGGAGCACGACGAGCTCTTCCAGCGTCCTGCGAGGATTCAGTTCCGACACATCATGACGTCCACGCGGCCGGCGGCCGAGGCGGCGCGGCAGCGTGCGCTGGCCGGTGAGGGCTTCGCCGAGGTCGCGCGGGACGTCTCGATCGACACGGCGACGCGCGATGCCGGCGGGCTGATGTCGCCCGTCTCGCGCGGCAGCGGAGTGCCCACGCTGGGAATCGACGCGGACCTGGTTGAGTCGCTCTTCGAGTGGAAGGTCGGCGAGGTCACCGACGTCATCCGTTCAGGCAAGGGCTGGCACATCTTCCGGATCGAGGAGAAGAACGAGGCCGGCAAGAAGCCTCTCGAGGACGTCCGTGAGCAGATCGTCAACAGCCTGAAACCGCAGGAGGCGAGGGAGCGGTACGAACAGCTTCTCGAGGAGTACCGGGAGCGGTACCGCGCCACGATCAACGAGGGGCATTTCCGCAAGCAGCCGCGCAGCGAGGAGGAGCTCTTCACGCTGGCCCAGGAGACCGAGGACCCGCTCAACCGTCTCAACTACTACTCCGAGCTGGTGTTCAACTACCCGGAGAGCGAGCACGCGGCCGAGGCCCAGTTCATGATCGGCTTCATCCAGGCCGAGGAACTCCAGAACTACCCCGCGGCCAGGAACGCCTTCCAGCGGATGCTCGAGCGGTATCCCGACTCGGAGCTCGCCGAGTCGGCGCGCTGGATGCTGGACAACATGGAATCGGAGTCCCCGCCCTTCGGTGAGGCGGACGTGCTGGAGACTGAGCAGGGGGCAGGTTCCTGA